In Paenibacillus xylanilyticus, the genomic window TTCCTCCCGGTATTATTGAGAAAATAAACGATTACTTTGCAACCCTTACCGGTTTTCTGTCCAGCTGGGTGACCAGTGGCGCACAATTCATTATTGGATTTCTCAGTTCATTTTCATCCTTTATCACAAACTTTGGGATTGCAATCATTCTTGCCTTCTTTCTCAGTATCGAGATTGAATCCTGGCGCAAGTTTGCCCGTGCCAAGACACCGAAAACATTGAAGCTCGCTATGGCTTTTATGCGCAACCATGTCTTCAAAACCATTCGTTCGTACTTGAAGGCACAGATGATCATGATGCTGATCACCTTTGTATTGATCTATGTTGGACTGCTCATTCTTGGAACCAATAATGCCTTTACGATCGCTGCAGTTTGTGCGGTATTTGATCTCGTGCCTCTTCTGGGGGTTCCGGTTATATTTATCCCATGGATTGTCTATCTGTTTATCATAGGCAACAGCAGCTTGGCCATTGGTCTTGTCGTCGTTCTCGTGATTACCATGCTGACACGCCAGCTGCTTGAACCGAAAATATCCGGCAACTCGATCGGAGTGTCTTCCGCATACCTGATGCTTTCATTTATGCTGATCTCACTCTCCATATTCGGCCTTGCCGGAGTTGTTCTATCTCCAGTACTGCTGATTTTGCTAAAAGAACTGCTGCAGCAGGGCTATTTACAGCGGTGGATTCATCTGCCCAAGGATGAATTCGATTCTTCTCCATTAGTCATGGATACGCCTGAGGGTGAAGCCGCGGGCGTGAACACCGAAGCATCTGCTGAAGCTTCAACACAGACTGCAGATCAGGAAGATTCGGCCAAGTAATCCATCACACGGCGAAAGAGTTCTGTAGCCTGGTGGTGTCCGCCTGGTGTTACATTCTGCACCAAAACAGCAACGGCATATCGAGGCTGCTCTACCGGGCCATACCCGATAAACCATTGATGATTGCGTTTCCGTCCTTTCTGCTCCACCTGGGCGGTACCTGACTTCCCTGCAACGTGCCACCGTGCATGCTGCAGGGTTTTTCCGGTTCCATCCGTTACAACCTTACGCATCCATCTCAGAAGCTGATGAGAGGTTGCGGGAGAGATCTGGCCGGCTTCCGAAGGCGAGTGCTGCGGGGACATCTCAAGCATCACATCACCATCAGCATATCGGATACGCTGAACAAGCCGCGGTGCGTGAACACGGCCATCATGAAGCAGGGTCACAATCAGATTCGCTGCCTGTAACGGGGATACACGGGTATCACGCTGGCCAATGGCTGTCTGTACCCGGGCTCCTTCATCCTTCGAGGAGACTGTTGTTGTACGTACACGCCCAGCATCTTCGTGATCAAAATGACGCAGGACCGGCATTCCGGCCACATCCTTTTTCTTCCATCCGATGGTCCGTGCCAAGCCCAAAGCATCGGCAGTTCGCTCCAATTGTTCCATACTGAGGCGGCGGGCGGTTTCGGCAAAAACAATATTACAGGACTCAGCGAAGCCTTGTTCCAGCTTCAGATCACCATGTCCATGTTCTTTCCAGCAGGATAACCCATACTTTCCCCATTCTCCGCCACAATGAAAGGTTTCTTTGGTTGAAACAGCTTGTGATTCCAGAGCTGCTGCCGCCGTAACTATTTTGAATATCGATCCAGGTACAGCACTCTGCACAGCCCGATTCGCCCAGGAGGAGTTGGAAGGATCCACATGCAGTGGATCGTAAAATGGAACAGAGACCATTCCGCGTACATCGGCATTTGCCGTATCCAGTACAACAATCGCTCCCTCTT contains:
- a CDS encoding AI-2E family transporter: MLPLYRKYGRTVFDIALLVLTVYLVMYGFSRLYQLAAPVFLSFIVYWMIEPLARFLHRRGLPKTLGAAISVLLFLALIVAAFFGVGLIIISQISNLQDNFPRYVELLQSEFTNLAYFLQDKWNALPPGIIEKINDYFATLTGFLSSWVTSGAQFIIGFLSSFSSFITNFGIAIILAFFLSIEIESWRKFARAKTPKTLKLAMAFMRNHVFKTIRSYLKAQMIMMLITFVLIYVGLLILGTNNAFTIAAVCAVFDLVPLLGVPVIFIPWIVYLFIIGNSSLAIGLVVVLVITMLTRQLLEPKISGNSIGVSSAYLMLSFMLISLSIFGLAGVVLSPVLLILLKELLQQGYLQRWIHLPKDEFDSSPLVMDTPEGEAAGVNTEASAEASTQTADQEDSAK
- a CDS encoding peptidoglycan D,D-transpeptidase FtsI family protein yields the protein MHVQLKRRIYMGCVFLTIIFAILILRLGWIQMVQVNRVMPGFQRTVREMSVLQRERGVMLDSGRGQITDRKGKSLTGSLQWGVVLFPHFAHGHVQSVMSTTNVRLKRLAAILHTDTTHLIKEWEEGDAPHFWTAGTHQPMVLDKAQLAKLQEFEGDGASVYPVMSRYDKSRTGRQWLGYLAEQPEVLRVRDQHTVEVKQPFALKSGAAGLERTLDPLLMGMGPTLLTRMVTGSGEIIPEYAPRVIAPRNSHYPLKVETTVDLDMQQGVEQIAEESGMEEGAIVVLDTANADVRGMVSVPFYDPLHVDPSNSSWANRAVQSAVPGSIFKIVTAAAALESQAVSTKETFHCGGEWGKYGLSCWKEHGHGDLKLEQGFAESCNIVFAETARRLSMEQLERTADALGLARTIGWKKKDVAGMPVLRHFDHEDAGRVRTTTVSSKDEGARVQTAIGQRDTRVSPLQAANLIVTLLHDGRVHAPRLVQRIRYADGDVMLEMSPQHSPSEAGQISPATSHQLLRWMRKVVTDGTGKTLQHARWHVAGKSGTAQVEQKGRKRNHQWFIGYGPVEQPRYAVAVLVQNVTPGGHHQATELFRRVMDYLAESS